The following proteins come from a genomic window of Pirellula staleyi DSM 6068:
- a CDS encoding chemotaxis response regulator protein-glutamate methylesterase yields the protein MRRIRILIVDDSTVIRRLLSDALASDAELEVAGTAPNGKIALAKIPQVNPDLVTLDMEMPEMDGISTLVELRKIYPKLPVVMFSTLTQRGAESTLDALSKGANDYVTKPANVGSVTAALQNVRNELIPKIKALCPWNKPVVVAAPPTVRRINSTNQLSRSAVPTRINIVTIGVSTGGPNALLKVLSTIPETFPVPIVLVQHMPPIFTKHLADRLNQTCKLRVQEAKAGDVIQAGGVWIAPGDYHLVLERFLSTVRLQVQQGPPENSCRPAVDVLFRSVAEIYGASTLAVVMTGMGQDGLRGCEAVRDVGGTVLIQDEATSVVWGMPAAVSRAGLANHVMPLDGIADKLVQLTQHGRPLRALTKEVGV from the coding sequence ATGCGCAGAATTCGCATTCTCATCGTTGATGACTCAACCGTGATTCGGCGACTGCTGTCGGATGCACTGGCAAGCGATGCTGAGTTGGAGGTCGCGGGAACGGCTCCCAATGGGAAGATCGCCCTCGCGAAGATCCCGCAAGTGAATCCCGACCTGGTCACACTCGACATGGAAATGCCTGAAATGGACGGCATTTCTACACTCGTTGAGCTGCGTAAGATCTATCCCAAGCTGCCAGTCGTCATGTTCAGTACGCTGACACAACGGGGCGCGGAAAGCACGCTCGATGCCCTTTCCAAAGGCGCCAACGACTACGTCACAAAACCGGCCAACGTTGGTAGCGTAACAGCAGCCCTGCAGAATGTTCGCAATGAGTTGATTCCCAAGATCAAAGCACTTTGTCCATGGAACAAGCCAGTTGTTGTCGCTGCGCCACCGACAGTTCGTCGCATCAATTCGACGAATCAGCTTTCACGAAGCGCTGTCCCTACGCGGATCAACATCGTCACCATCGGAGTCTCGACCGGGGGCCCCAACGCCCTGCTTAAAGTGCTTTCCACGATTCCTGAAACATTTCCGGTACCGATTGTTCTCGTTCAGCACATGCCACCGATTTTCACGAAGCATCTGGCTGATCGATTGAATCAGACCTGCAAACTCCGAGTGCAAGAGGCCAAAGCGGGTGATGTGATTCAAGCGGGTGGTGTTTGGATTGCACCGGGAGACTATCACCTTGTTCTCGAACGGTTCCTGTCAACGGTTCGCTTGCAGGTGCAACAAGGTCCTCCTGAGAATTCCTGTCGACCAGCGGTCGATGTCCTCTTCCGCTCGGTAGCTGAGATCTACGGCGCGAGCACACTCGCCGTCGTGATGACTGGGATGGGACAAGATGGTTTGCGCGGCTGTGAAGCTGTGCGCGATGTCGGTGGAACAGTCCTAATTCAGGACGAAGCCACATCTGTCGTTTGGGGAATGCCAGCGGCTGTTTCGCGAGCAGGTCTCGCGAATCACGTGATGCCGCTCGATGGAATTGCTGACAAACTTGTTCAGCTGACGCAACATGGTCGCCCTCTTCGGGCCCTCACTAAAGAAGTAGGAGTTTAA
- a CDS encoding response regulator, whose translation MRALVIDDSRTIRRIMCNIMRELQYEVAEAGNGREALDHLQLHGAVDVAFVDWNMPVMDGLTFVRSVRANPAFAAMPIIMVTTETEMDRVSQALTEGVNEYVMKPFDRVAIEEKLQMVGMGCI comes from the coding sequence GTGCGAGCTCTAGTTATCGATGATTCACGAACGATACGCCGCATCATGTGCAATATCATGCGGGAATTGCAGTACGAAGTTGCGGAAGCGGGCAACGGACGTGAAGCGCTCGACCATCTGCAGTTGCATGGGGCAGTGGATGTTGCCTTCGTCGACTGGAACATGCCGGTTATGGATGGACTGACCTTTGTTCGTTCGGTGCGAGCCAATCCAGCATTCGCAGCGATGCCGATCATCATGGTTACAACCGAAACTGAAATGGACCGCGTATCGCAAGCGCTCACCGAAGGTGTCAACGAGTATGTAATGAAACCTTTCGATCGCGTGGCGATCGAAGAAAAATTGCAAATGGTGGGAATGGGGTGCATCTAG
- a CDS encoding methyl-accepting chemotaxis protein, with protein MATLVRTRNTPSKTKSKTSNVEQLNVDYAGQVAAIGRSQAVIEFALDGTILMANANFLSTLGYNLEEIQGKHHSMFVEESHRQSYEYKEFWNKLGRGEYQAAEYKRIGKGGSEVWIQASYNPILDREGRPFKVVKYATNITAQKLQNADYQGQISAISKSQAVIEFKMDGTIISANENFLSTLGYSLSEIQGRHHSMFIDESTRQSHEYKEFWNKLGRGEYQAAEYKRLGKGGREIYIQASYNPILDLNGRPFKVVKYATDITAQVFAREELKRKVDSMLEVVAAASSGDLTREISVKGQDSIGQMGEGLARFLTDLRRSVTSIAQNASALAGASEELSSVSTQMSSNAEETSSQANVVSAASEQVSKNVQTVSTGVEEMNSAIREIAKNATDAAKVSQQAVTIANTTNATIAKLGESSAEIGKVVKVITSIAEQTNLLALNATIEAARAGEAGKGFAVVANEVKELAKETAKATEDISRKIEAIQGDTKGAVDAIKQISGVINQINDISNTIASAVEEQTATANEMGRNVAEASKGSGEIAQNITAVASAAQSTTQGASNTQQAAGELSRMAAELQHLVSQFKY; from the coding sequence ATGGCTACTCTCGTCCGCACTCGCAACACCCCATCGAAAACCAAAAGCAAAACGTCGAATGTCGAGCAGCTTAATGTCGACTACGCCGGTCAAGTAGCGGCGATCGGTCGCTCGCAAGCCGTCATCGAGTTTGCCCTCGATGGAACGATCTTGATGGCGAACGCTAACTTTCTGTCGACACTCGGCTATAACCTCGAAGAAATCCAAGGCAAGCATCACAGCATGTTTGTCGAAGAAAGTCATCGCCAGAGCTACGAGTACAAGGAATTCTGGAACAAGCTCGGTCGTGGCGAGTATCAGGCCGCCGAATACAAGCGCATCGGTAAAGGTGGAAGCGAAGTTTGGATTCAGGCTTCGTATAACCCGATCCTCGATCGCGAAGGCCGTCCATTCAAAGTGGTGAAATATGCCACGAACATCACCGCACAGAAGCTGCAAAACGCCGATTACCAAGGACAGATCTCGGCCATTAGTAAATCGCAAGCGGTGATTGAATTCAAAATGGATGGCACGATCATCTCGGCCAACGAGAACTTCCTGAGTACGCTCGGCTATTCGCTCAGCGAGATTCAAGGACGTCATCACAGCATGTTCATCGATGAGTCGACCCGTCAGAGCCATGAGTACAAAGAGTTCTGGAACAAGCTCGGACGTGGCGAGTACCAGGCTGCTGAATACAAGCGACTCGGCAAAGGTGGCCGCGAGATCTACATTCAAGCATCGTACAACCCGATTCTCGATCTGAATGGCCGCCCGTTTAAGGTGGTGAAATATGCCACCGATATCACCGCCCAGGTGTTTGCTCGTGAGGAACTTAAACGCAAAGTCGACAGCATGTTGGAAGTCGTGGCGGCTGCCAGCAGCGGCGATTTGACACGCGAAATTAGCGTAAAAGGCCAAGATTCGATCGGTCAGATGGGTGAAGGTCTGGCACGTTTTCTCACCGACCTCCGTCGTAGCGTGACATCGATTGCTCAAAACGCTTCGGCTTTGGCTGGCGCGTCGGAAGAGCTGTCGTCGGTCAGCACACAGATGAGCTCGAACGCTGAAGAGACCTCGTCACAAGCCAATGTGGTCTCGGCCGCTTCGGAGCAAGTGAGCAAGAATGTTCAAACCGTTTCGACCGGTGTCGAAGAAATGAACTCCGCCATTCGTGAGATCGCCAAGAATGCGACCGATGCCGCCAAGGTCTCGCAGCAAGCTGTCACGATTGCCAACACAACCAACGCAACCATCGCCAAGCTTGGTGAAAGCAGTGCCGAGATCGGCAAGGTGGTAAAGGTGATCACCTCGATCGCCGAACAAACGAATCTATTGGCTCTTAATGCCACGATCGAAGCAGCACGTGCCGGAGAAGCTGGAAAGGGCTTTGCCGTGGTGGCCAACGAAGTGAAAGAGCTCGCCAAAGAGACGGCCAAGGCAACGGAAGATATCAGCCGCAAGATCGAAGCGATCCAAGGAGACACCAAAGGTGCCGTCGATGCGATCAAGCAGATCAGTGGCGTGATCAACCAGATCAACGACATCTCGAACACGATCGCTAGTGCCGTCGAAGAACAAACGGCCACGGCCAACGAGATGGGACGCAATGTCGCCGAAGCTTCCAAGGGAAGTGGCGAAATTGCACAGAACATCACCGCGGTGGCATCGGCTGCACAAAGCACTACGCAAGGTGCGAGCAACACACAGCAGGCAGCTGGCGAACTCTCGCGAATGGCTGCTGAACTGCAGCACTTGGTGTCACAGTTTAAGTACTAA
- a CDS encoding chemotaxis protein CheW codes for MNTARQLCTFFLDDQLFGVDVHTVQEVIRYQEMTRVPLAPDAVSGLINLRGQIVTAIDLRKRLGMTERSSDRLPMNVVVRSDEGAVSLLVDQIGDVQKVDSDSFERPPETLRGEVRDMIGGAYKMKDRLLLLLETHRVLELSAESRN; via the coding sequence ATGAACACGGCACGACAACTTTGCACGTTCTTTCTCGACGATCAACTTTTCGGTGTCGACGTTCACACCGTTCAGGAAGTGATTCGTTACCAAGAAATGACACGTGTTCCACTCGCTCCAGACGCGGTGAGTGGGCTGATTAATCTGCGTGGCCAAATCGTGACAGCGATTGATCTACGCAAGCGACTGGGGATGACCGAGCGTTCCTCGGATCGGCTCCCTATGAATGTGGTGGTTCGTAGCGACGAAGGAGCTGTCAGTCTGCTCGTCGATCAAATTGGCGATGTTCAAAAGGTCGACTCCGACAGTTTTGAACGACCTCCCGAGACGTTGCGGGGCGAAGTCCGCGACATGATCGGCGGCGCCTACAAAATGAAAGATCGCTTGCTACTGCTCCTCGAGACGCATCGCGTCTTAGAACTGTCGGCAGAGTCTCGTAACTAA
- a CDS encoding chemotaxis protein CheW — protein sequence MEESQAIINDFLVESHESLDQLDRDLVALEQNPHSKELLSSIFRTIHTIKGTCGFLGFGKLEKVSHVGENLLSKLRDGEITLRPVITTGLLSLVDAVRRMLECIESLGNEGDEDFTEVIELLSSLQDSQPPAHEPAPMPLLDEIVELVGTAQQGTVDASTAAHAEEAPHESARPQACDSERGNSKHPSAADARTSNVSDSTIRVDVALLDKLMTRVGELVLARNQILQYTSNIEDSGLQSTSQRLNLITTELQEGVMKTRMQPIGNVWSKFPRMVRDLAAICGKQVRIEMEGKETELDKTIIEAIKDPLTHLVRNTVDHGIETAETRIARGKAAEGCLLLRAFHEGGQVNIEIIDDGAGLNLERIKQKGLERGLITSEQAARLADRDIAQLIFLPGFSTAEKISNVSGRGVGMDVVKTNIEKIGGTVDLQTQAGLGTNIKIKIPLTLAIIPALIVTADGDRYAIPQVNLLELVRLEGEQTRSEIEWIQGAPVYRLRGRLLPLVYLRRELQIGDAGHLRPTSLDATNIVVLRADDRQFGLVVDRINDTEEIVVKPLSKQLKSVSVYSGTTIMGDGKVALILDVLGLAHSAHVIAESHDRNRTESQARGQEAREARQTLLVLGIGPTQRYALPISLVERLEKIDPALIEHADHQEVVQYRGDILPLVRLSNVLGVVPCELLDEMPLQVIVYTERGHSVGLVVDRIVDIVETQVENIRRCRRSGLLGTAVIQDHVTDLLDLPAIIRQIDPQFNFGSDLVGTGVHS from the coding sequence ATGGAAGAGTCACAAGCCATCATCAACGACTTCCTCGTGGAGAGCCACGAAAGCCTGGATCAACTCGATCGCGATCTCGTAGCGCTCGAGCAAAACCCTCACTCAAAAGAACTACTTAGCAGCATTTTCCGCACGATTCACACCATCAAAGGGACGTGCGGTTTCCTCGGCTTTGGAAAGCTCGAGAAGGTTTCGCATGTCGGCGAGAACCTCCTCAGCAAACTGCGCGATGGTGAGATCACCCTCCGTCCTGTCATCACTACGGGACTTCTCTCGCTCGTAGATGCAGTGCGACGCATGCTCGAATGCATCGAGAGCCTGGGAAACGAAGGGGATGAGGACTTCACCGAAGTCATTGAGCTTTTAAGCTCGCTGCAAGATAGCCAGCCCCCTGCTCATGAACCCGCGCCGATGCCACTTCTCGACGAGATTGTCGAGTTGGTCGGCACAGCTCAGCAAGGCACGGTTGACGCATCAACAGCAGCGCATGCTGAGGAAGCACCGCACGAATCTGCCCGACCTCAAGCCTGTGACAGCGAACGAGGAAACAGCAAGCATCCCTCTGCTGCCGATGCTCGCACCAGCAACGTCTCGGACAGTACCATTCGGGTGGATGTTGCCCTCCTTGATAAGCTGATGACGCGTGTCGGAGAACTCGTACTCGCTCGCAATCAAATCTTGCAGTACACGAGCAACATCGAAGACAGCGGACTGCAAAGCACCTCGCAGCGGCTGAACCTTATCACCACCGAACTGCAAGAAGGGGTAATGAAAACCCGCATGCAGCCGATCGGAAATGTATGGAGTAAGTTCCCTCGCATGGTGCGGGATCTCGCAGCAATTTGCGGCAAACAAGTCCGCATCGAAATGGAAGGGAAAGAGACCGAGCTCGACAAAACGATCATCGAGGCGATCAAAGATCCACTCACTCACCTGGTCCGCAACACAGTCGATCACGGTATCGAAACGGCTGAAACGCGCATCGCACGAGGCAAAGCAGCTGAAGGTTGCTTACTACTGCGAGCCTTCCACGAAGGTGGACAGGTGAATATCGAAATCATCGATGACGGAGCCGGACTTAACCTCGAGCGGATCAAACAAAAAGGGCTCGAGCGGGGGCTCATCACTTCCGAACAAGCTGCTCGACTGGCCGATCGCGACATCGCGCAGCTGATCTTCCTGCCAGGCTTCTCGACAGCCGAAAAAATTTCGAACGTCTCGGGGCGAGGCGTCGGCATGGATGTAGTGAAGACCAACATCGAAAAGATTGGCGGAACGGTCGATCTCCAAACGCAAGCAGGTCTTGGTACGAACATCAAGATCAAGATTCCACTGACGCTCGCCATTATCCCCGCGCTGATCGTCACCGCTGATGGCGATCGATATGCGATTCCGCAAGTGAACCTCTTGGAACTTGTCCGGCTCGAAGGGGAACAAACCCGGAGCGAGATCGAATGGATTCAAGGAGCTCCCGTTTATCGGCTCCGTGGTCGACTCTTACCACTGGTCTATCTGCGCCGCGAACTACAGATCGGTGATGCAGGCCACCTGCGTCCGACTTCACTCGATGCCACCAACATCGTGGTGCTACGAGCCGACGATCGTCAATTCGGACTGGTCGTCGATCGAATCAACGACACGGAAGAAATCGTCGTTAAACCGCTCAGTAAACAGCTGAAATCGGTTTCGGTCTACTCCGGCACCACAATCATGGGAGATGGCAAAGTCGCGCTCATCCTCGACGTGCTCGGACTTGCTCACTCCGCCCATGTGATCGCGGAATCGCACGACCGCAACCGAACCGAAAGCCAAGCACGCGGACAAGAGGCGCGCGAGGCTCGTCAAACGCTCCTAGTGCTCGGCATTGGCCCCACGCAGCGTTACGCACTTCCGATATCACTAGTCGAGCGACTCGAAAAGATCGATCCCGCACTGATCGAACATGCCGACCATCAAGAGGTGGTGCAATATCGAGGAGATATTTTGCCGCTGGTACGACTCAGTAACGTGCTCGGCGTTGTGCCTTGCGAACTGCTGGATGAGATGCCGCTGCAAGTGATTGTCTATACCGAACGAGGTCACAGCGTCGGCCTGGTGGTCGATCGCATTGTCGACATCGTCGAAACCCAAGTCGAAAACATTCGCCGCTGTCGGCGGTCAGGACTCTTGGGAACTGCAGTCATTCAAGACCATGTGACCGACCTGCTCGACCTCCCGGCCATCATTCGCCAGATCGATCCACAGTTTAATTTTGGTAGCGACTTGGTCGGGACAGGAGTCCACTCATGA
- a CDS encoding PAS domain-containing sensor histidine kinase — translation MERDTSLDVFASIIDCAVDAIISKSVDGTIRTWNTGAEHLFGYRAEEVIGKPITLLIPPDRLNEEEDILRRIWRGERVLNFESIRRRKDGTDVNVSLTISPIKNQAGVIIGASKVVRNITEQVKTEAKLRESEERFRILFESSPTAILLSNDRAEYIDANPAYEQISGYTAEELYGKTAIDLGTLPPDSDFQTHAMEQLNATGRLDNIEVTGPTKYGNLITVLFSTREIEVAGRREFLTVLLDISERVRAEAALRKSEERLAEAQRIAHLGDWSWNTLTDEIHWSDEVYRIFGHEPKSFTPRFRHEFIQAVHAEDQTRVASAMFESLENKERFSIEHRIHQVDGTERFVRLVGQVTQDPAESAFVLLGTIQDITDLKNAEQQAMVLRNQVAHAGRIATMGEMAAGIAHELNQPLSAIELYAEGCQRALEMGVLSTEEQLSKLVEIASLADRCGEIIRRLRLFAMNRDSNWSPIDLTEVVKASIEFMGYELQKSQTRCVVQISEEPLLVSADSIELQQVFLNLIKNAIESQELSNPKDRRIEIIVKASTDKRISVIIRDNGCGMQPHQLARIFNPFYTTKSAGLGMGLKICQTIIRSLRGEIVCQSEPGVGTTFEIVLPVVRRRMK, via the coding sequence TTGGAACGGGATACTTCGCTCGATGTGTTTGCGTCGATCATCGACTGTGCGGTAGATGCGATTATCAGTAAGTCGGTCGATGGCACGATTCGAACTTGGAACACTGGAGCCGAGCATCTGTTTGGCTATCGTGCCGAGGAAGTGATTGGTAAGCCGATCACTCTGCTCATTCCGCCAGATCGCCTGAATGAGGAGGAGGACATCCTCCGGCGCATCTGGCGCGGCGAACGGGTGCTTAACTTTGAGTCGATTCGACGACGCAAGGATGGGACGGACGTCAACGTCTCGCTAACGATCTCCCCGATCAAAAATCAGGCGGGAGTGATCATTGGGGCATCGAAGGTCGTTCGTAATATCACCGAGCAGGTGAAAACCGAAGCCAAGCTGCGTGAAAGTGAAGAGCGTTTTCGCATCTTGTTTGAATCATCCCCGACCGCGATCTTGCTTTCGAATGATCGAGCAGAATACATCGATGCCAATCCAGCCTATGAACAGATCTCTGGATACACTGCCGAGGAACTGTACGGCAAGACGGCAATTGATCTAGGAACGCTGCCACCTGACAGCGACTTTCAGACGCATGCGATGGAGCAACTCAATGCCACGGGGCGTCTGGATAACATCGAGGTTACAGGGCCTACGAAATACGGCAACCTGATAACCGTTTTGTTCTCGACGCGCGAGATTGAAGTCGCTGGGCGGCGCGAATTCTTGACCGTGCTGCTCGACATCAGTGAGCGAGTCCGAGCGGAAGCTGCACTCCGCAAGAGTGAAGAGCGACTTGCGGAAGCGCAGCGCATCGCGCACTTAGGGGACTGGAGCTGGAACACGTTGACCGATGAGATTCACTGGAGTGATGAGGTGTATCGCATTTTTGGCCACGAGCCAAAATCGTTCACTCCCCGATTCCGGCACGAATTCATCCAGGCTGTTCATGCTGAAGACCAGACGCGTGTCGCCTCCGCGATGTTTGAATCGCTCGAGAATAAAGAGCGGTTTTCGATCGAACATCGGATTCATCAGGTGGATGGTACGGAGCGGTTCGTTCGGCTCGTGGGGCAAGTGACCCAGGACCCGGCAGAGTCGGCATTCGTGCTGCTGGGAACGATTCAGGACATTACCGACCTGAAGAACGCTGAGCAGCAAGCGATGGTGCTACGGAATCAAGTGGCACATGCCGGACGCATTGCCACGATGGGAGAGATGGCCGCAGGGATTGCTCACGAACTGAATCAGCCTCTCTCGGCGATCGAACTGTATGCGGAAGGATGCCAGCGAGCACTGGAAATGGGAGTATTGTCGACGGAAGAGCAACTTTCGAAGCTGGTCGAGATTGCCAGCCTGGCGGATCGTTGCGGCGAGATTATTCGTCGGCTTCGTTTGTTCGCGATGAACAGGGATTCGAATTGGTCGCCAATTGACTTAACCGAAGTTGTGAAGGCGTCGATCGAATTCATGGGGTATGAGTTGCAGAAATCGCAAACGCGATGCGTGGTGCAGATTTCTGAGGAACCGCTTCTTGTGAGCGCCGATTCGATTGAACTGCAGCAGGTTTTTTTGAACCTGATTAAGAATGCGATTGAGTCGCAGGAACTTTCTAATCCCAAAGATCGTCGAATTGAAATCATTGTCAAAGCCAGTACCGACAAACGAATCTCCGTGATCATTCGTGATAATGGATGTGGGATGCAGCCCCATCAACTCGCGCGCATCTTCAATCCGTTCTACACCACGAAGAGTGCAGGCTTGGGGATGGGACTCAAAATTTGTCAAACGATCATTCGATCGTTGCGAGGCGAGATTGTTTGTCAGTCGGAACCTGGTGTCGGAACAACTTTTGAGATTGTGTTGCCGGTCGTAAGGAGACGCATGAAGTGA
- a CDS encoding response regulator, with amino-acid sequence MNSREELQVDVHVIDDDKDVRNSVDWTLRSVGYNVDVHSDPEEFLKTFQPKCPSCLVVDLLLPGMTGLKLCQELLGKKANCTFVMLTGHGDVPSAVEAMQMGAVDFLEKPCTRQKLINAVQRAIEQLRIKHQEAIENEEIRARLENLSPREREIFEWMVEGFVTKEIASRLGISTKTVDVHRSKISQKLRIDSPAQLGHVFAVHLRGRAGRKSDKSKS; translated from the coding sequence GTGAACTCTAGAGAAGAATTGCAAGTCGATGTCCATGTGATCGATGACGACAAAGATGTGCGAAACTCGGTCGACTGGACACTACGGTCGGTGGGGTACAACGTGGATGTGCACTCCGATCCAGAGGAGTTCCTCAAGACGTTTCAGCCGAAGTGCCCGAGTTGCTTGGTAGTCGACCTGCTCCTACCCGGAATGACCGGTCTGAAGTTGTGCCAGGAACTGCTTGGAAAAAAAGCGAATTGCACTTTTGTGATGCTGACCGGGCATGGCGATGTCCCTTCGGCGGTGGAAGCGATGCAGATGGGAGCGGTTGATTTTCTCGAGAAACCTTGCACCCGTCAGAAGCTGATAAATGCTGTGCAGCGTGCGATTGAACAGCTGCGAATCAAGCATCAAGAGGCGATTGAGAACGAAGAGATTCGTGCGCGACTCGAAAACCTTTCGCCGCGCGAACGGGAGATTTTTGAGTGGATGGTGGAAGGCTTTGTGACCAAGGAAATCGCTTCGCGTCTCGGCATTAGTACCAAGACGGTGGATGTCCATCGCTCGAAGATTTCGCAGAAGCTGCGAATCGATTCACCGGCTCAGCTCGGCCATGTGTTTGCCGTGCATCTGCGTGGTCGTGCTGGCCGTAAAAGTGATAAATCGAAGTCGTAA
- a CDS encoding proton-conducting transporter membrane subunit — protein MTELHLPWLELCVLVPLLGALVVARFREPTDARIYGVTFSIITFVLATCTWLDFIWMRASEAQDRFHLLSRLTGHELLQLDEISAPLLPLAAMLFALTTVATVRSKGRRFSFFWTLITESILLATFSCKTPWLLISLLTLATLPPFFELWTRGRATGMYMCYMTLFVVFMIVGWSVAMAEGGPTAHSHSLYSIIPLLLAVLIRSGIFPFHSWVPDFFDKSSFGSAILFMTPLTGVYAAVRLVVPIAPTEVMQGMGLLSLFTAVYAAGMALVQVEGRRMFSFLFMSHSAMILVGLEMANVQGLTGALCTWISVSLSLTGFGLAMRAVEARFGRLQLTNYLGLYEQMPLLAVCFLLTGVASVGFPGTMGYVGSELLIDGAVGTYPLVGIAMVIATALCGIAVLQVYFVLFTGTRHISSISLRMGLREKIALLTLVILLFAGGVVPQLNIASRHHAAEDLLKDRGILSTPHAFEPWKQWLAPTTAHLPAPKAHPHD, from the coding sequence ATGACCGAACTACATCTTCCCTGGCTAGAGCTATGTGTGCTCGTTCCTCTGCTCGGCGCACTGGTTGTCGCTCGTTTTCGTGAGCCCACCGATGCACGCATCTACGGGGTTACGTTCTCGATCATCACCTTTGTCCTTGCCACCTGCACTTGGCTCGACTTCATCTGGATGCGGGCGAGCGAAGCCCAAGATCGCTTTCATCTCCTCTCGCGACTCACTGGTCACGAGCTACTCCAGCTCGACGAGATCAGTGCCCCCCTCTTGCCGCTGGCAGCGATGCTCTTCGCCCTCACCACCGTCGCTACAGTTCGCTCGAAGGGGCGTCGTTTCTCGTTCTTCTGGACACTCATCACCGAATCGATCCTCCTCGCCACCTTCTCATGCAAAACACCGTGGCTTCTCATTTCACTCCTGACTCTCGCTACACTCCCCCCCTTCTTTGAACTCTGGACTCGCGGTCGCGCGACGGGCATGTACATGTGCTACATGACGCTGTTCGTCGTTTTCATGATTGTCGGCTGGAGCGTCGCCATGGCCGAAGGGGGACCAACCGCGCACAGCCACTCGCTCTATTCCATCATCCCGCTCCTCCTCGCAGTCCTCATTCGAAGCGGAATCTTTCCGTTCCATAGCTGGGTCCCCGACTTTTTCGATAAGTCGTCGTTCGGAAGTGCGATTCTCTTCATGACCCCTCTCACCGGCGTCTATGCAGCAGTGCGACTCGTCGTTCCGATCGCTCCCACTGAAGTGATGCAAGGAATGGGACTCCTTTCCCTCTTCACTGCCGTCTATGCAGCAGGCATGGCACTGGTGCAGGTGGAAGGACGACGCATGTTCAGCTTCCTGTTCATGAGTCACTCGGCCATGATTCTTGTGGGGCTCGAAATGGCGAATGTCCAAGGACTCACCGGCGCACTCTGCACCTGGATCTCCGTGAGTCTTTCGCTCACCGGTTTTGGCCTCGCCATGCGTGCCGTGGAAGCTCGCTTTGGTCGTCTGCAACTCACGAACTACCTTGGCCTCTACGAACAGATGCCGCTGCTTGCGGTCTGCTTCTTGCTCACCGGCGTCGCCAGCGTGGGCTTTCCAGGAACGATGGGCTATGTCGGTTCCGAACTATTGATCGATGGAGCTGTGGGAACCTATCCACTCGTTGGCATCGCCATGGTGATTGCCACCGCCTTGTGTGGCATCGCGGTGCTGCAAGTCTACTTTGTACTCTTCACCGGCACTCGGCATATCTCCAGCATTTCGCTCCGGATGGGACTGCGCGAGAAAATCGCGCTCCTCACCCTCGTGATTCTGCTGTTTGCCGGTGGTGTCGTACCCCAGCTCAACATCGCTTCGCGCCATCACGCCGCGGAAGACCTACTCAAAGATCGTGGCATCCTCTCGACACCACATGCTTTCGAACCGTGGAAACAGTGGCTCGCCCCCACGACGGCTCATCTCCCAGCCCCAAAGGCGCATCCCCACGATTAG